A single region of the Candidatus Methanoperedens sp. genome encodes:
- a CDS encoding glycosyltransferase family 4 protein, with protein sequence MNIALLAPEFMPNWGGAGTYTIGLAKNLSKKHNIHVVTVRRKIDNDSVYTDEKILDFFENKIQIHTISNANDTFLYNAAFQYSCFRELPIICKENRIDIIHADVPHMSDVILRLLKSNKNMVTTVHTIIEGHKEGILASGLDFSQMEASEKYTLELYPMLKLIQGLYLKRSRTIIAVSNWMKGLLEHNYRIKDVNVIHNGVDHEQFSPDRKNTAGRFETSKPVILFSGRFIALKGINILVRAMRYVISKTKCVHFAFAGPEANRKWVSMFENEGIPPEYYSLLGYIPHARMPEVYSNSSIFVLPSLTESFPFSILEAMSSGVAVIASNVGGVPEIIEDGVDGLLVPPGNSEILAEKLLFLLDNESERIKISKKAREKVLEKFTSKIMTNQTEKIYEQILNGG encoded by the coding sequence ATGAATATCGCACTTTTGGCACCTGAGTTTATGCCAAATTGGGGAGGAGCCGGAACTTATACAATCGGACTGGCTAAAAACCTGTCAAAAAAACATAATATCCATGTTGTGACAGTTAGAAGAAAAATCGATAATGATTCTGTTTATACTGATGAAAAAATCCTTGATTTTTTTGAAAATAAAATCCAGATCCACACAATTTCAAATGCTAATGATACCTTTCTTTATAATGCTGCCTTTCAATATTCATGTTTCAGGGAACTTCCCATAATATGCAAAGAAAATAGAATAGATATTATCCATGCTGATGTCCCTCATATGTCTGATGTGATCTTGAGATTATTAAAATCAAATAAGAACATGGTAACAACAGTACATACTATTATTGAAGGGCATAAAGAGGGGATTCTGGCTTCCGGTCTTGATTTCAGTCAAATGGAGGCCTCTGAGAAATATACACTTGAGTTATATCCCATGCTAAAACTTATCCAGGGGCTTTATTTGAAAAGATCCCGGACAATTATAGCAGTTTCAAATTGGATGAAAGGATTACTGGAGCACAACTACAGAATTAAGGATGTGAATGTCATCCATAATGGGGTAGATCATGAACAATTTTCACCTGATAGAAAAAATACGGCAGGAAGATTTGAAACAAGTAAACCTGTTATACTGTTTTCAGGAAGGTTCATTGCATTAAAAGGGATCAATATTCTGGTAAGAGCCATGCGGTATGTGATTAGCAAAACCAAATGTGTTCATTTTGCTTTTGCCGGTCCGGAAGCAAATAGAAAGTGGGTAAGCATGTTTGAAAATGAAGGTATCCCACCAGAGTACTATTCTCTCTTAGGATATATTCCACATGCCAGGATGCCTGAAGTATATTCAAACTCATCGATTTTTGTTCTTCCAAGTTTAACAGAAAGTTTTCCGTTTAGTATTCTTGAAGCAATGAGTTCAGGAGTTGCAGTAATTGCATCAAATGTTGGCGGTGTCCCTGAAATCATAGAAGATGGGGTTGACGGGCTATTGGTCCCCCCCGGTAATTCGGAAATATTAGCTGAAAAGTTATTATTTTTATTGGATAATGAATCTGAGAGAATTAAAATATCAAAGAAAGCACGTGAAAAAGTATTGGAGAAATTTACGTCTAAAATAATGACAAATCAAACTGAGAAAATTTATGAACAAATATTGAACGGGGGTTAA
- a CDS encoding radical SAM protein, which translates to MNVLLVNPPRFNKISVIREERCEIIERNSVLPPYSLLQIASLLRERGHKIDLIDANGEDIEYPALEKLLSEKDYEAVIFRFTPTTFDWDMKVASISKKCSDAPTIGICYTLSDFARTILNQAKDLDFYIWHEYEVVTPELIDQISTDGNLPDVAGIAYRLNGEIQVNKDSHPIKNYDDIPLPAYDLLKSFQFYYENTKHGQPFTIMYTSKGCTYSCIYCTVAKTKWKARSAESVIRELLYLKQNYNIKTVMFFDETFTMDRKRVERITQAIVDEKLDIKWYCNSRVDLIDMDLLEKMKMAGCGAVSLGIESGSQKIMAGTNKKTSVEMAGEAIKMVKDAGIKVNCSFIFGLPGENWETVNDTINFVRQTLPTGAQFNVVAPYPGTKLYDIAMEKGWITKKTDFRSMFQHESIMRTDELTTEELESARKKAYKAIYFYPRWWIQNIGYVLKNPDDFILASNHIIKILSNYLINKMDFAH; encoded by the coding sequence ATGAATGTTCTATTAGTTAATCCACCCAGGTTTAATAAAATATCTGTTATCAGGGAAGAGCGGTGTGAGATTATTGAACGAAACTCGGTCTTACCCCCATATAGCCTTCTTCAGATTGCATCTCTTCTTCGGGAAAGAGGGCATAAGATTGATCTTATTGATGCAAACGGTGAGGATATTGAATATCCAGCCCTTGAAAAATTGCTCTCTGAAAAAGATTATGAAGCAGTTATTTTCAGGTTTACACCCACAACTTTTGACTGGGATATGAAAGTTGCATCAATTTCAAAAAAGTGCTCTGATGCTCCTACAATTGGCATCTGTTATACTCTTAGCGATTTTGCACGGACTATACTGAACCAGGCAAAAGATCTGGATTTTTATATATGGCATGAATATGAAGTTGTGACACCAGAGCTTATTGACCAGATCTCTACTGATGGAAATCTCCCAGATGTGGCGGGAATCGCATATCGCCTCAATGGTGAAATACAGGTTAACAAAGATTCTCATCCTATAAAAAATTATGATGATATACCCTTACCTGCGTATGATTTGCTAAAATCGTTTCAATTTTACTACGAAAATACAAAACATGGGCAGCCCTTCACAATAATGTACACAAGTAAAGGTTGTACATATTCTTGCATTTACTGTACTGTTGCTAAAACAAAGTGGAAGGCAAGGTCTGCTGAGAGTGTAATCAGGGAATTGCTGTATCTTAAGCAGAATTACAATATTAAAACCGTAATGTTTTTTGATGAAACTTTCACCATGGATAGGAAACGAGTTGAGAGAATTACTCAGGCAATCGTAGATGAAAAGCTGGATATCAAATGGTATTGTAATTCCAGGGTTGATCTTATAGACATGGATCTTCTTGAAAAAATGAAGATGGCCGGGTGTGGAGCCGTTAGCCTGGGAATAGAATCCGGCAGTCAGAAGATTATGGCCGGAACGAATAAGAAAACATCAGTTGAAATGGCGGGTGAAGCAATTAAAATGGTAAAAGATGCAGGGATCAAAGTAAATTGCAGCTTTATTTTTGGATTGCCAGGTGAGAACTGGGAGACTGTGAATGATACAATTAATTTTGTCAGGCAGACTCTTCCTACTGGCGCTCAATTCAATGTTGTGGCGCCTTATCCGGGAACAAAGTTGTATGACATTGCTATGGAAAAGGGATGGATAACGAAAAAGACAGATTTCAGAAGCATGTTTCAGCATGAATCGATTATGAGAACAGATGAATTAACAACAGAGGAACTGGAAAGTGCAAGAAAAAAAGCATATAAGGCAATATATTTTTACCCCAGATGGTGGATTCAGAATATTGGATACGTACTTAAGAATCCGGATGATTTCATACTTGCGA